Proteins co-encoded in one Candidatus Limnocylindrales bacterium genomic window:
- a CDS encoding SDR family oxidoreductase yields MMTSAPAAISDRRLRPRLSNAASVEYALRLTADDVEAAMYPTLRCDPKLFAKNLKGRTYIVTGANSGAGLATTSQLVRQGAHVVAACRRVAAGEEAVRPLAGAAGSVEVMELDLGSLASVRAFAKAFVARHSRLDGLVNNAGVMNCPEGRTADGFETQFGTNHLGHFLLTELLLDVLKGSAPSRIVCVSSVAHVPRSGKGGEIFLDDLNYQKRKYDGVEAYSQSKLANVLHALDLSRRLEGTGVTAVSVHPGWIRSNLIKHTAPTWVQNVLLKPFSGLLTMMSAEDGAQTTLHCLLDDDVPRHSGEYYSQNSILYPDKRNRGGGWPMPSPNPHARDAELARKLSEESRRLVGLAG; encoded by the coding sequence ATGATGACGTCGGCGCCCGCCGCCATCTCGGATCGCAGGCTGCGGCCGCGCCTTTCCAACGCCGCGTCCGTCGAATACGCTCTTCGCCTCACAGCCGATGACGTGGAGGCCGCCATGTACCCGACACTGCGATGCGACCCGAAGCTGTTCGCGAAGAACCTGAAAGGACGTACCTACATCGTCACCGGCGCCAACTCCGGCGCAGGGCTCGCGACGACCAGCCAGCTCGTGCGCCAGGGCGCGCACGTCGTGGCCGCCTGCCGGCGCGTGGCTGCCGGCGAGGAAGCCGTCAGGCCGCTGGCCGGCGCGGCGGGCTCGGTGGAAGTGATGGAGCTCGACCTTGGAAGCCTGGCCTCGGTGCGCGCGTTCGCGAAGGCGTTTGTGGCCAGGCATTCGCGGCTCGATGGTCTGGTCAACAACGCCGGCGTCATGAACTGCCCCGAAGGCCGCACCGCCGACGGCTTCGAGACCCAGTTCGGCACCAACCACCTCGGGCACTTCCTGCTGACCGAGCTGCTGCTCGACGTGCTCAAGGGCAGCGCCCCCTCGCGCATCGTATGCGTATCCAGCGTCGCGCACGTTCCCCGGAGCGGCAAGGGCGGCGAGATCTTCCTCGACGATCTCAACTATCAGAAGCGCAAGTATGACGGCGTGGAGGCGTATTCCCAGTCGAAGCTGGCCAACGTCCTGCACGCGCTCGATCTGTCCCGGCGCCTGGAGGGAACGGGAGTGACGGCGGTTTCGGTGCATCCCGGCTGGATCCGCTCGAATCTGATCAAGCACACGGCGCCGACGTGGGTGCAGAACGTGCTGCTCAAGCCGTTCAGCGGTCTGCTCACGATGATGTCGGCGGAGGACGGCGCGCAGACGACGCTGCACTGCCTGCTCGACGACGACGTGCCTCGCCACAGCGGCGAGTACTACAGCCAGAACAGCATCCTGTATCCCGACAAGAGGAACCGCGGCGGCGGCTGGCCGATGCCCTCGCCGAACCCGCACGCGCGCGATGCGGAGCTGGCAAGGAAATTGAGCGAGGAGAGCCGGCGGCTCGTTGGCCTTGCCGGATAG
- a CDS encoding ABC transporter permease, whose product MRQELTTFAGVAAPRQHTPGPRAWLLVSPLLLWIAAFVVAPALIMLVYGFCERGSLGGVVFRFTLDNYAAVFSPLYLRILARSVLYAGLTTLACLILAYPTAFFIGQAAPQRQRLLLMLVMIPFWTSFLIRTHAWVTILKSEGVLNAALVQLGVIEAPLELLYTPGAVLVGLVYTFLPFMILPIYTSVERLDRALVDAAFDLGARPLRTFARVILPLTGPGIGAGVLLVFVPALGLYAVNDILGGGSADMIGNVIENQFKGGARNWPFGAALGTVLMAAFVAAMVLGERRGRAREAAP is encoded by the coding sequence GTGCGGCAGGAGCTGACGACCTTCGCCGGCGTCGCTGCCCCGCGCCAGCACACGCCTGGGCCGCGGGCCTGGCTGCTGGTCTCCCCGCTTCTTCTGTGGATCGCCGCGTTCGTCGTTGCGCCGGCGCTCATCATGCTCGTCTACGGCTTCTGCGAGCGCGGGAGCCTCGGCGGCGTCGTCTTCCGCTTCACGCTCGACAACTACGCCGCGGTCTTCAGTCCGCTGTATCTGCGCATCCTCGCACGCTCGGTGCTCTACGCCGGGCTGACCACGCTCGCCTGCCTGATCCTCGCCTACCCCACCGCATTCTTCATCGGGCAGGCTGCGCCGCAGCGCCAACGTCTTCTGCTCATGCTGGTGATGATCCCGTTCTGGACGAGTTTCCTCATCCGGACCCATGCGTGGGTGACGATCCTCAAGAGCGAAGGCGTGCTCAATGCCGCTCTCGTGCAGCTCGGGGTCATCGAGGCACCGCTGGAGCTGCTCTACACGCCGGGCGCCGTACTCGTCGGCCTCGTCTACACATTCCTGCCGTTCATGATCCTGCCGATCTACACGTCGGTGGAAAGGCTCGACCGCGCTCTGGTCGATGCCGCGTTCGACCTCGGCGCGCGGCCGCTGCGCACTTTCGCGCGCGTGATCCTGCCGCTGACCGGTCCAGGCATCGGCGCCGGCGTCCTGCTCGTATTCGTTCCCGCACTCGGGCTCTACGCGGTCAACGACATTCTTGGCGGCGGCAGCGCGGACATGATCGGCAACGTGATCGAGAACCAGTTCAAGGGCGGCGCGCGCAACTGGCCCTTCGGCGCGGCGCTGGGAACGGTGCTGATGGCGGCGTTCGTCGCGGCGATGGTCCTGGGGGAGCGGCGGGGGCGGGCGCGCGAAGCCGCGCCCTGA
- a CDS encoding spermidine/putrescine ABC transporter substrate-binding protein, with protein MSRGKAVIASLAACISMTACTGGGTPTGEINLFAWSEYVPQAVIDGFTRETGIRVNYETYSSNEEMLAKLVSGAQKYDLIQPSEYVVEALAKERALLPVDWSKVPNIANIGAQYRNLPHDPEQKLSVPWMAGSVGIVVNTEKVREPIRGYGDLFQEKHRGRIVIVDDTREIVSWALASLGKGANDVTPQTLAAVRPVLEKWLPLVKVYDGDSPKTALLNGDVDLGIVWSGEAALLYQEDPKFRYVLPSEGAHQFLDSLAIPKDAANPEGAMAFMNYALRPEVGKLISDEFPYTNPNLKARELLSEEQRANPASYPPGDPKLETFRDIGEMAAQIDELVTDIKAGI; from the coding sequence ATGAGCAGAGGAAAAGCCGTCATCGCATCTCTCGCCGCGTGCATCTCCATGACGGCATGCACTGGCGGCGGAACGCCGACGGGCGAGATCAATCTGTTCGCGTGGTCGGAATACGTGCCGCAGGCGGTGATCGACGGGTTCACGCGGGAGACGGGGATCCGGGTCAACTACGAGACCTACTCCTCCAACGAGGAGATGCTGGCCAAGCTCGTCTCGGGCGCCCAGAAGTACGACCTCATCCAGCCGTCCGAGTACGTGGTCGAAGCGCTGGCGAAGGAGCGCGCGCTGCTGCCGGTCGACTGGAGCAAGGTGCCGAACATCGCCAACATCGGCGCGCAATACAGGAACCTGCCGCACGACCCGGAGCAGAAGCTCTCGGTGCCGTGGATGGCCGGCTCGGTCGGCATCGTCGTCAACACCGAGAAGGTGCGCGAGCCGATCCGCGGCTACGGCGATCTCTTCCAGGAGAAGCATCGCGGCCGCATCGTCATCGTCGACGACACGCGTGAGATCGTCAGCTGGGCGCTGGCATCGCTCGGCAAGGGAGCCAACGACGTAACGCCGCAGACACTGGCGGCGGTGCGGCCGGTGCTCGAGAAGTGGCTGCCGCTGGTGAAGGTCTACGACGGCGACAGTCCCAAGACCGCGCTGCTCAACGGCGACGTCGATCTCGGAATCGTCTGGTCTGGCGAGGCGGCGCTGCTGTACCAGGAGGACCCGAAGTTCCGCTACGTGCTTCCCTCCGAAGGCGCGCATCAGTTTCTCGACAGCCTGGCGATCCCGAAGGACGCGGCCAACCCGGAGGGCGCGATGGCGTTCATGAACTACGCGCTGCGGCCCGAGGTCGGCAAGCTCATCTCCGACGAATTCCCGTACACCAACCCGAACCTGAAGGCGCGCGAGCTTCTGTCGGAGGAGCAGCGGGCCAATCCGGCGAGCTACCCGCCCGGTGATCCCAAGCTCGAGACGTTCCGCGACATAGGCGAGATGGCCGCGCAGATCGATGAGCTCGTCACGGACATCAAGGCCGGCATCTGA
- a CDS encoding ABC transporter permease, which translates to MVFLYAPIAILIVFSFNTSRLNILWEGFTLRWYEGLLHDTALARALVNSLIVAGFSTLLSVALGTAGAWMLYRYRFPARRLWQTLIYVPMLVPEVIMGVSLLILFVALRLELGFATIVISHVTFCFPFVLVAVQARLAGLDPALEEAALDLGATPSIAFRRILLPYLTPALAAGVLMSFSLSLDELIVTYFTASAGTRTLPLEIFGRVRKGLDPSLNAISTVFIVVTAGFAVATELLRRRDRDRAVRAQEQP; encoded by the coding sequence ATGGTCTTCCTGTACGCGCCCATCGCCATCCTCATCGTTTTCTCCTTCAACACGTCGCGGCTCAACATCCTGTGGGAGGGCTTCACGCTGCGCTGGTACGAGGGGCTGCTGCACGACACGGCGCTCGCGCGCGCGCTCGTCAACAGCCTGATCGTCGCCGGCTTCTCGACTCTGCTGTCGGTCGCGCTCGGCACGGCCGGCGCGTGGATGCTCTACCGCTACCGCTTTCCGGCCCGGCGGCTGTGGCAGACGCTCATCTACGTCCCGATGCTGGTGCCGGAAGTGATCATGGGCGTCAGCCTGCTGATCCTGTTCGTGGCGCTGCGGCTCGAGCTGGGCTTCGCCACGATCGTCATCTCGCACGTCACCTTCTGTTTTCCGTTCGTGCTGGTGGCCGTGCAGGCGCGTCTTGCCGGTCTCGATCCCGCGCTCGAGGAAGCGGCGCTGGATCTGGGCGCCACGCCATCGATCGCATTTCGCCGCATCCTGCTGCCCTATCTGACGCCGGCGCTGGCCGCGGGGGTGCTGATGTCGTTCTCGCTGTCGCTCGATGAGCTGATCGTCACCTACTTCACCGCCAGTGCCGGAACGCGCACGCTGCCTCTGGAGATCTTCGGCCGCGTCCGGAAGGGCCTCGATCCGAGCCTGAACGCGATCTCCACCGTCTTCATCGTCGTCACCGCCGGGTTCGCTGTCGCCACCGAGCTTCTTCGTCGCCGAGACCGCGACCGAGCCGTTCGAGCCCAGGAGCAGCCATGA
- a CDS encoding ABC transporter ATP-binding protein has protein sequence MQQPLVPAQREALPQDVEPRRVEGENDEDGDGRVQEDHRRHGPCAKSRLHCFHGRAGTLPPARPSAKSAKTSAAMNEQPPPHRERHAAMPASPHHAPAISLRDVTKRFGSTTVVRDVTFDVERGELFSLLGPSGCGKTTLLRLIAGFDDVSSGSVMLGGRDVSADPPYRRDVNTVFQQYALFPHLDVFENVAFGPRARGMADAEVRTRVEEILAVVRMAELARRRPHQLSGGQRQRAALARALVNRPSALLLDEPLGALDLQLRQAMQLELRRIQRETGIAFLFVTHDQEEAMALSDRMAVMNQGCIEQTGTPQEVYDAPATAFAARFLGAANLLPVRVVSGDGTTAIVELEDALTIPVNAAAEAVATEERAQARAQVTALLMVRPERVGIAMTREAVPARHCAAAVTVTDTMFQGAVLRCVTRDRRGREIVAVLGAGGDASKLRRGLAAFAHWHIAAARLLAS, from the coding sequence GTGCAGCAGCCCCTCGTACCAGCGCAGCGTGAAGCCCTCCCACAGGATGTTGAGCCGCGACGTGTTGAAGGAGAAAACGATGAGGATGGCGATGGGCGCGTACAGGAAGACCATCGTCGCCATGGTCCATGCGCCAAGAGCCGTCTTCACTGCTTTCATGGCCGCGCCGGCACCTTGCCACCGGCGAGGCCTTCTGCCAAAAGCGCCAAGACCTCAGCGGCCATGAACGAACAGCCGCCGCCACATCGCGAGCGACATGCGGCCATGCCCGCGAGCCCACATCACGCGCCCGCCATCTCGCTCCGCGACGTCACCAAACGCTTCGGCTCCACCACCGTCGTCCGCGACGTGACGTTCGACGTCGAGCGCGGCGAGCTCTTCTCGCTGCTGGGGCCGTCAGGCTGCGGCAAGACGACGCTGCTGCGTCTGATCGCCGGGTTCGACGACGTCAGCAGCGGCAGCGTCATGCTGGGCGGTCGCGACGTCTCCGCCGACCCGCCGTACCGCCGCGACGTCAACACGGTCTTCCAGCAGTACGCGCTCTTCCCGCACCTCGACGTGTTCGAGAACGTGGCGTTCGGCCCGCGTGCCAGAGGCATGGCCGATGCCGAAGTACGGACGCGCGTCGAGGAGATCCTTGCCGTCGTGCGAATGGCGGAGCTGGCGCGTCGGCGCCCGCATCAACTCTCGGGCGGACAGCGGCAGCGCGCGGCGCTGGCGCGCGCGCTCGTCAACCGGCCGAGCGCCCTGCTGCTGGATGAGCCGCTCGGCGCGCTCGATCTGCAGCTGCGGCAGGCCATGCAGCTCGAACTGCGGCGCATCCAGCGCGAAACCGGCATTGCCTTCCTCTTCGTCACCCACGACCAGGAGGAGGCGATGGCACTGTCGGACCGGATGGCCGTGATGAACCAAGGTTGCATCGAACAGACCGGTACGCCGCAGGAGGTGTACGATGCGCCGGCGACGGCCTTCGCCGCGCGGTTTCTCGGGGCAGCGAATCTGCTGCCGGTGCGGGTGGTCTCCGGGGACGGTACGACGGCAATCGTGGAGCTGGAGGATGCTCTCACGATCCCGGTCAACGCGGCCGCCGAAGCGGTCGCCACGGAGGAAAGGGCGCAAGCCCGTGCGCAAGTCACCGCGTTGCTGATGGTGCGGCCGGAGCGCGTCGGCATCGCCATGACGCGTGAAGCCGTTCCCGCACGGCATTGCGCCGCGGCAGTGACGGTCACGGATACGATGTTTCAAGGCGCAGTGCTGCGCTGCGTGACTCGCGACCGTCGCGGTCGGGAGATCGTCGCCGTCCTCGGTGCGGGCGGCGATGCAAGCAAGCTGCGGCGGGGCCTGGCCGCATTCGCGCACTGGCACATCGCCGCGGCTCGACTTCTCGCGTCGTAG
- a CDS encoding cytochrome c peroxidase, with translation MPHRSRSATLVLLLLLPAAAAAGVRLDEEQRLGRLLYKDRDLSVGRNQACASCHRLGKVRNEDGMRLPAPGFVDGANVRTGSAVSRGSVAGRFGTLNSPSAGYAAFSPAFHWNEDQQTYVGGQFWNGRASTLAEQAAAPFLNPAEMAMPSKWAVVTRLAQNNGYVERFEAVYGIDLSTIPQQELAPAEATAPGGVDDAYDRMTRAIAAFEKSRRFARFTSKFDFYLAGMTELTAQEAEGLEVFELGSKGNCSACHPSTPGTASDGSLFPPLFTDFRYDNLGLPRNVNIPGDPAPDAGLGGRADIAEVDPEGLERGKHKVMSLRNIAITPPYGHNGVFATLEQIVHFYNTRDTLGTVADNNRPGFGKTGWPPPEISQNVNVTELGSLGLTPAEEDALVAFLETLTDGYPEWGNDPLVPPGTRSPFRNTPLPEFP, from the coding sequence ATGCCTCACCGGTCCAGGTCAGCCACGCTCGTTCTCCTGCTGCTTCTGCCTGCCGCGGCCGCGGCGGGCGTTCGCCTGGACGAAGAGCAGCGCCTAGGCCGCCTCCTCTACAAGGACCGTGATCTGTCGGTCGGGCGCAACCAGGCGTGCGCGAGCTGTCACCGGCTCGGCAAGGTACGCAACGAAGACGGCATGCGCCTGCCGGCGCCGGGGTTCGTGGATGGCGCCAACGTGCGAACCGGCAGCGCAGTCTCCAGGGGCTCGGTGGCGGGACGCTTTGGCACGCTCAACAGCCCGAGCGCCGGCTACGCCGCCTTCAGCCCCGCCTTCCACTGGAACGAGGATCAGCAGACGTACGTCGGCGGCCAGTTCTGGAACGGGCGCGCCAGCACCCTTGCCGAGCAGGCAGCGGCGCCGTTCCTGAATCCGGCCGAGATGGCGATGCCGAGCAAGTGGGCCGTCGTCACGCGGCTGGCGCAGAACAACGGCTATGTGGAGCGCTTCGAGGCCGTCTACGGGATCGACCTCTCGACGATCCCGCAGCAGGAGCTTGCGCCGGCGGAAGCGACCGCGCCGGGCGGCGTCGACGACGCTTACGATCGAATGACACGTGCGATCGCCGCATTCGAGAAGAGCCGCCGCTTCGCGCGCTTCACATCCAAGTTCGACTTCTACCTTGCGGGCATGACCGAGCTGACGGCGCAGGAGGCCGAAGGCCTGGAGGTGTTCGAGCTTGGCAGCAAGGGCAACTGCTCGGCCTGCCATCCGAGCACTCCCGGCACCGCCAGCGACGGCAGCCTGTTCCCGCCGCTTTTCACCGACTTCCGCTACGACAACCTCGGGCTTCCGCGCAACGTGAACATTCCAGGCGATCCCGCTCCCGACGCGGGCCTCGGCGGCCGCGCCGACATCGCGGAGGTGGATCCGGAGGGGCTCGAGCGCGGCAAGCACAAGGTGATGAGCCTGCGCAACATCGCGATCACGCCGCCCTACGGACACAACGGCGTCTTCGCCACGCTCGAGCAGATCGTCCACTTCTACAACACGCGCGACACGCTCGGCACGGTCGCCGACAACAACCGTCCCGGTTTCGGCAAGACCGGCTGGCCGCCGCCCGAGATCTCGCAGAACGTCAACGTCACCGAGCTCGGATCGCTCGGCCTGACGCCGGCGGAAGAAGACGCGCTGGTGGCGTTCCTGGAAACTCTGACCGACGGCTACCCGGAGTGGGGAAACGATCCGCTGGTGCCGCCGGGGACGCGCTCCCCGTTTCGCAATACGCCGTTGCCGGAGTTCCCCTGA
- a CDS encoding sulfate ABC transporter substrate-binding protein, protein MKPVPFTSKTRAVLGRHFALTAIAAGLVLTGASWSSLARAEEKEMLNVSYDPTRELWKEINSAFIPQAEKDFGVTLDVKQSHGGSSSQARAVNDGLGADVVTLAMWPDTDAIRRTGLIDAGWENEFPHRSLPYVSTIVFVVRKGNPKGIKDWNDIVQPGVEIITPNPKTSGNGKLSFLAAWGAVIKRGGSEDDAKTFVTRLYKQAPVLDTGARGATTTFAQKGIGDVQLAWENEAYLATEESGGELEIVYPSISILAEPHVAVVDRNADRHGTRKIAEAYLGFLYTPRGQEIIARHHYRPTTEGAAALAAKFPPVSLFPVTDIVESFDAANDKFFNEGKIFDQIYTSGR, encoded by the coding sequence ATGAAGCCTGTACCGTTCACGAGTAAGACGCGCGCCGTTCTCGGCCGTCATTTTGCCCTCACCGCCATCGCCGCCGGCCTCGTGCTGACCGGCGCCTCCTGGTCCTCGCTGGCGCGCGCCGAAGAGAAGGAGATGCTCAACGTCTCCTACGATCCGACGCGCGAGCTGTGGAAGGAGATCAACTCCGCGTTCATCCCGCAGGCCGAGAAGGACTTCGGCGTCACGCTCGACGTCAAGCAGTCCCACGGCGGCTCCTCCTCGCAGGCGCGCGCCGTCAACGACGGCCTCGGCGCCGACGTGGTCACGCTGGCGATGTGGCCGGACACCGATGCGATCCGCAGGACCGGCCTCATCGACGCCGGCTGGGAGAACGAGTTCCCGCATCGCTCGCTGCCGTACGTGTCGACGATCGTGTTCGTGGTGCGCAAGGGCAACCCCAAGGGCATCAAGGACTGGAACGACATCGTTCAGCCCGGCGTGGAGATCATCACGCCCAACCCCAAGACCTCCGGCAACGGAAAGCTGAGCTTCCTGGCCGCCTGGGGCGCGGTGATCAAGCGCGGCGGAAGCGAGGACGACGCCAAGACGTTCGTGACCAGGCTCTACAAGCAGGCGCCGGTGCTCGACACCGGTGCGCGCGGCGCGACGACGACGTTCGCGCAGAAGGGCATCGGCGACGTGCAGCTGGCGTGGGAGAACGAGGCGTACCTGGCCACGGAAGAGTCCGGAGGCGAGCTCGAGATCGTCTATCCGTCGATCAGCATACTCGCGGAGCCGCACGTGGCGGTGGTGGATCGCAACGCCGACCGCCACGGCACGCGCAAGATTGCCGAGGCCTACCTGGGCTTTCTCTACACGCCGCGTGGCCAGGAGATCATCGCCAGGCACCACTACCGTCCGACCACGGAAGGTGCGGCGGCGCTGGCGGCGAAGTTTCCGCCGGTCTCGCTCTTTCCGGTGACCGACATCGTCGAGAGCTTCGATGCGGCCAACGACAAGTTCTTCAACGAAGGCAAGATCTTCGACCAGATCTACACGAGCGGCCGCTGA
- the cysT gene encoding sulfate ABC transporter permease subunit CysT — protein MIATNHRILPGFRLSVGYTMTYLSLLVLIPLAACLLKAGSLPWEEFLGAVWTPRARAAYGLTVGASLVAAIANIPLGVLVAWVLVRYRFPGKRFVDALVDLPFALPTAVAGLVYSSLYVQKGWLGQYLVPMGIHGSYSRLAVVLVLLFIGLPFVVRTVQPILEDFDAEMEEAAACLGASRPQTFARVIAPTLLPAITTGFALAFARGLGEYGSVVFVSGNIPLKTEIAPILIVSALESFRYGEAAAIAVVLMTISLSLLVLINLMERWSKRHGYV, from the coding sequence ATGATCGCAACCAATCATCGCATCCTGCCTGGCTTCCGGCTCAGCGTCGGCTACACGATGACGTACCTGAGCCTGCTGGTCCTGATTCCGCTCGCGGCGTGTCTGCTCAAGGCCGGCTCGCTGCCCTGGGAGGAGTTCCTCGGCGCAGTCTGGACGCCTCGCGCACGCGCGGCGTACGGACTTACCGTCGGCGCATCGCTCGTCGCCGCGATCGCCAACATCCCGCTTGGCGTGCTGGTGGCCTGGGTGCTGGTTCGCTACCGCTTCCCCGGCAAGCGCTTCGTCGATGCCCTCGTCGATCTGCCGTTCGCGCTGCCCACTGCCGTAGCCGGCCTCGTCTACTCGAGCCTGTACGTGCAGAAGGGCTGGCTCGGTCAATACCTGGTTCCGATGGGCATTCACGGCTCGTACTCGCGCCTTGCCGTCGTGCTGGTCCTTCTCTTCATCGGTCTGCCGTTCGTCGTGCGAACGGTGCAGCCGATCCTCGAGGACTTCGACGCCGAGATGGAGGAGGCCGCGGCCTGTCTCGGAGCTTCGCGGCCACAGACGTTCGCGCGCGTGATCGCGCCGACGCTCCTGCCGGCCATCACCACGGGTTTCGCTCTCGCCTTCGCGCGAGGGCTCGGGGAGTACGGCTCGGTCGTCTTCGTCTCGGGCAACATCCCGTTGAAGACGGAGATCGCTCCGATCCTGATCGTCTCGGCTCTGGAGAGCTTCCGCTACGGCGAGGCCGCGGCCATCGCCGTCGTGCTGATGACGATCTCCCTGTCCCTGCTGGTGCTGATCAACCTGATGGAACGATGGAGCAAGCGTCATGGCTACGTTTGA
- the cysW gene encoding sulfate ABC transporter permease subunit CysW — translation MATFERTAPQGAYDGNQRRAQQDSALVRYPLIAAALVLLAWLIVIPVVNVFYEALKNGPATYWDTLVGDPDTLAAIKLTLTVAPVAVLLNILFGIAAAWAIARFRFRGRALLTSMIDLPFAISPVVAGLIFVLLFGLQGYFGEWLREHDIKILFATPGLIIVTSFVTLPFVARELIPLMEAIGDEEETAAVSLGARAWQLFWRVTLPNIKWGLLYGTILCNARAMGEFGAVYVVSGRVTGQTDTLPLRVEKLFQEYDQPASFVVASLLCSLALVTLGAKTFLEWRTRRELAARLEVPEDDVVSEGMAPGLVPALAGVAGGVMPSFTALPLRVGGGHAPTTALRTVAGGGGGGSASGGGGSASGGGGGASGSGSAGGGGASGGGASGGEEAHAGVGISVRGVTKRFGNFTALSNINLDVPDGTLLALLGPSGSGKTTLLRIIAGLELADEGTIYYRDEDATDKSPRNRNVGFVFQHYALFRHMSVFENVAFGLRVRKWPEDRIRKRVRELLDLVQLASLEKQSPAQLSGGQRQRIALARALAPDPKLLLLDEPFGALDARVRTELRTWLRKLHHEIGLTSVLVTHDQEEAFEVADRVVVMNHGRIEQAGTAGEIFEHPANSFVLDFLGNVNVFHGRVEAGRAHVGGLELSYPDYPHEVSRPAKAYVRPHELEIDRIPRGGSCLRGTLTRVGRSGAVIKAEVLSEEFGIPLAVEVAQDRWNELALEQGTTVYVFPKRLRVFVHDYQI, via the coding sequence ATGGCTACGTTTGAGCGCACAGCGCCGCAAGGCGCGTACGATGGCAACCAAAGAAGAGCGCAGCAGGACTCGGCACTGGTGCGATATCCGTTGATCGCGGCGGCGCTGGTGCTGCTCGCATGGCTGATCGTCATTCCGGTCGTCAACGTCTTCTACGAGGCGCTGAAGAACGGTCCTGCGACATACTGGGACACGCTCGTCGGCGACCCCGACACGCTGGCGGCGATCAAGCTGACGCTGACGGTGGCGCCGGTAGCGGTGCTGCTCAACATTCTGTTCGGCATCGCCGCGGCGTGGGCCATTGCACGCTTCCGCTTTCGCGGACGTGCGCTGCTGACGTCAATGATCGATTTGCCGTTCGCGATCTCTCCGGTGGTGGCCGGCCTGATCTTCGTGCTGCTCTTCGGGCTGCAGGGGTATTTCGGCGAGTGGCTGCGCGAACACGACATCAAGATCCTGTTCGCGACGCCCGGGCTGATCATCGTCACTTCCTTCGTGACGCTGCCGTTCGTGGCACGTGAGCTGATCCCGCTGATGGAAGCGATCGGCGACGAGGAAGAGACGGCCGCCGTCTCTCTCGGTGCCCGCGCCTGGCAGCTCTTCTGGCGGGTGACGCTGCCGAACATCAAGTGGGGCCTGCTGTACGGAACGATCCTGTGCAACGCCCGCGCGATGGGCGAGTTCGGCGCTGTCTATGTCGTTTCGGGCCGCGTCACCGGGCAGACCGACACGCTTCCGCTGCGCGTCGAGAAGCTGTTTCAGGAGTACGACCAGCCGGCCTCCTTCGTGGTCGCTTCGCTGCTGTGCTCGCTGGCGCTGGTGACGCTGGGTGCCAAGACGTTCCTCGAATGGCGCACGCGCCGCGAGCTGGCAGCGCGCCTGGAGGTTCCCGAAGACGATGTCGTCAGCGAGGGGATGGCGCCGGGGTTGGTGCCGGCGCTGGCCGGCGTGGCCGGCGGCGTGATGCCTTCCTTCACTGCGCTGCCGCTTCGCGTCGGCGGCGGACATGCTCCCACGACGGCTCTTCGCACTGTGGCCGGCGGCGGCGGCGGCGGTAGTGCAAGCGGCGGCGGCGGTAGTGCAAGCGGCGGCGGCGGCGGCGCAAGCGGCAGTGGCAGTGCAGGCGGCGGCGGCGCAAGCGGCGGCGGCGCAAGCGGCGGCGAGGAAGCGCACGCGGGCGTTGGCATCTCGGTGCGCGGCGTCACCAAACGCTTCGGCAACTTCACGGCGCTGAGCAACATCAACCTGGACGTCCCCGACGGGACCCTGCTGGCGCTGCTCGGGCCCTCGGGCTCGGGCAAGACGACGCTGCTGCGCATCATTGCGGGCCTGGAGCTGGCCGACGAGGGGACGATCTACTATCGCGACGAGGACGCGACCGACAAGTCGCCGCGTAACCGCAACGTCGGCTTCGTCTTCCAGCACTACGCGCTGTTCCGGCACATGTCCGTGTTCGAGAACGTCGCCTTCGGCCTGCGGGTGCGCAAATGGCCGGAGGACCGGATCCGGAAGCGCGTGCGCGAGCTGCTCGACCTGGTGCAGCTGGCCAGCCTCGAGAAGCAGTCGCCGGCGCAGCTGTCGGGCGGGCAGCGTCAGCGCATAGCGCTTGCGCGTGCACTCGCGCCCGATCCCAAGCTGCTGCTGCTGGACGAGCCGTTCGGCGCCTTGGATGCGCGCGTGCGGACGGAGCTTCGCACGTGGCTGCGCAAGCTCCATCACGAGATCGGGCTAACGAGCGTCCTGGTTACGCACGACCAGGAAGAGGCGTTCGAGGTGGCCGACCGCGTGGTCGTGATGAACCACGGACGGATCGAGCAGGCCGGGACGGCGGGCGAGATCTTCGAGCACCCGGCGAACTCGTTCGTCCTGGACTTCCTCGGCAACGTCAACGTCTTCCACGGCCGCGTCGAAGCGGGACGTGCACACGTGGGAGGTCTCGAGCTGTCCTATCCCGACTATCCGCACGAGGTGTCGCGACCGGCCAAGGCGTACGTGCGGCCGCACGAGCTCGAAATCGACCGCATCCCGCGCGGAGGCTCGTGTCTGCGCGGTACCCTGACGCGCGTCGGACGCAGCGGCGCCGTCATCAAGGCCGAAGTGCTGTCGGAGGAGTTCGGGATCCCGCTGGCCGTTGAGGTCGCGCAGGACCGGTGGAACGAGCTGGCGCTCGAGCAGGGCACCACCGTCTACGTCTTCCCCAAACGTCTTCGGGTGTTCGTCCACGACTACCAGATCTGA